The genomic segment CTCCTGTTCCAAgcattcctcttttcttcctattcTGCTGCAACTGTCACTCTCCTAGCTGAGATGAACTGCATGGGAGTTGACAGTTCCAATTGCTCTGCCTGGCTGGCTAGTAAAAGTGGAAACCAGATAGCAAGTGTCAGACTTGGGCACCTTACACTGCGAGTCTGCTCACTGCCTCAGGCTGGCATTTGTACTTTGTGCTAGTTATTTGCTGGCTCTTGGCTCCATGACTACTCTTCCATTTGCTCCCCCATATTGCAGGGACTGAAAGTCTGCATCTACATTTCCTAGATTCCCATAGAGTTGCTTTTTCAATGGGAAGTACAGCAAATAGATGAGAAGACAGGAGGTGAGGAATcacctctccatcccccaaactCTGCTGGTTCTTTCTGGCAGGAGCAACCGAGTTTGAGTTCCAGGCTTTTTGCTCACATGGTGAGGTTCCCAGGGGCAGTAGCAGTGGTGACAACTGCCGGCACCCTGGCAGCCCCCACTGCACAGTGTGTGTGACTCCGGTCCTATAAATAGGCAGGTGGCTTTGGCCTCCCAGGTTTCCTCAGTGTCGGTGAGTATTCTGGTGGTGGTGGCCTTTGGACAATACCATTTCCTAGCCAAGCCTGAGGGTGTCTTCCCGCCGTCACTTATGTCTGATGACCTCAACTTCCCCCCTTTTCATCTTTCAGTTCTTTCAATACTTTTGTAGTAATTCCCTTAAGTAAattccacatttaaaaattttttagtggTAATTGCTTACCTGGCTAGAAAAGCACCGGAACATACTCTGAGCTTGCCTCGTACTGCAGCCAAGCCCACTGGCTGCTGAGGGCTGCACTCCCTGGGAGCCTCTGGGAAGGTGGCGCCCCTGGAAGTAAAGGAGAAAACTGGGGTGCTGGCTAAGGAGAGAGGAGCCCTCATGTCCCGTGCGAATGGCAAAAAATGCATCATGAATGACAGGCTTTGGCGTTTTGAGTCTCATACACCGCTCAAGGCCCAGGGGAGTTGCCTTCTCCAGATCCCTACCGAGTGCCTCCCAACCACCTCACCCTGGCCCCCCAACCCTGGTTTGGGCCATGGCATCCTTTTCAGAGTGTGTGTATGCTTTCTGCTCCCCAAATTTTCCCTGCAGGGTAGGGACAGCATCTTCTCAGTCCTTCACAACCCTTGCTGGCTGACCAGTAGTGAGCAGAGCAGGAGGTGAGGAAAAAAGACAGCAGTTTTCAGAAAGCAAGCTAGAATCAGCCCTCCCGGCCAGCACCCCAAAGTCTCGTCTGTCTGGTTCCCTTCCGTGCACTGGAGAGGGACAGGGAGGAATCCGATCAGGCCCcatgaaaaatatgtaaagaactgaATCGCTTAAATCaactcttaaatatttaatttccatttatttatagtttcatcaGTCTGTGTACactatttatattaaaaacacagGAAGCTGGGGCTTCTAGCAAAAATATACATTTCAGTTTCAGGGATTcttcagacactgagaagagctGTATCCTCAGCACCAGACccaggtgggggatggggtgaaCTGGGGGatggggcgggggaggggagtCAGGAAGAGCATCTCCTCCTTCACAGCTCTGGCCTGAGGGGGGCACCCCCACCCACATCCCAGGCCAGCGGCGGGTGGGAGGGGACAGTCAACAGAGACTGGTCCTGGGGCCTGGAGGCCACAGTGCTGGCAGGAGCAGCTGTAAAGGCCCCTTGGGAAAGAGGACCGGACAGGACCCAGGAAGCTGGGGCTCTAACGCCAGGCCTTCTGCCACCTTTCTCAGAGACCCTATCcagtccctcaccccagcttcctCCCTGGAAAAGCAGCCTGGGTGGGCTTTCTGCCTTCCTGCTCAGACAAAGCACTCCTAGCTGTGCTTCAGCCAGGCTGAGGAGTGCCCTTCACCTAGGAGGAGCGTAGGGGCGGGGCCAGAGGAGTGGGAGTGGGACCAGGCCTGGCCCAGGCCCAGTCACCAGAGGCTGTGCAGAAGAGCTCCAGGTGACCGGCTGGGCTGAAtacaggggaaggggagggccgCGGAGCTGTTGGGACAAATGGATGTCACAATGAGCAGGATTAGTTTGTCCCTGGCGCCTCCCCCGGCTGAGCTGACTCAGCAGACGTTCCTGCCCACCAAGGAACCTGGCCCAGGCTTTGGAACAAGGGCTCAGCTCTGCCCATCCCCCTGGGGGCCCCTCCGGGGTTCCTGCATCATGAGTGGGGAATAAGGGGTATGGACCCTGCAGGTAAAGTGACCGCAGTGCTTGTAGGGTGTGCTGAGTGGCAGCTCCAGGGAGTGTATGGTGGGTGGTGAGCTCCAGCTAGGCTGAAGCCAGTGCCAGTGTTCCCTGGACAGAGAAAGGTTGTGCTTGCAGCCTTGCCCTGGCACTAGGTGGAGATGGGAGTGTGGTAGTGAAGCACAACAGGCAGGGCTTGGCAGTTGCCAGAGTGGTGTAGGCTGCATGGGGGGCCAACCCCATGGCCTGGGGTCAGAATTGAGGGCACTATTCACTGCCTTCCTTGCCAAACTCCACCTCCCTGTGGTTCACTCCTGTTCAGTGGGGAAGTGGGGGTCCCTACCTGGAGGAACCCCACCTCCTTCCAGGCTGGGGGGTGTCCCCCAGCGGCCAGCATAGGGGGCCATGAGAAATACTGGCCTGGAAGACCAGTGACTAAAAGAACATACAGGGTGTTGGCTTTCACTGGGGCTGGGGCATGCTGCTGgagcaggggaggctgggaaaggGCATGCCAGCCTCAGCCTTGGAAGGGTAGCCAGAGTCTGAAGGAGACATCCTGGCCCATGGGGCACAGACCCAGCTACAGTCAGCCCAGGCCCTGCTTGGCTTCCCCAGGAAGCTGGGCCCAGACAGATTATAGTGTTTCTTTGGAAGGCTCTAGTCCTTTGCTGTGAAGACTGAAGCAGAACTGAGGCCCCTGCCCTTGCAGGTGACTGTTGGTGTGGAGGGCAGGTCCCACTCCCTCCTGCTCCAGGGGCAGTGGCGGGGGACAGGGGCCTATGTGTACAAAAGCAGAAGTCCTGTTCTATGCTGCTGGTGAAATAATACAAACTGtctcacagaaagagaaagagggacagacatagggacagggagagagaagggaaggcaaaaaagaagagggaaacataagagaaaggaagagaaaattcaaagaaatcagaagagaaactgagaaagAGGGAAGCAAAGGAAGGGGCTACAGGGAGCCAGAGACCACGTCTCTGAGTGCACGAGTGTGCGATCCCCCTGCTCTGGGTTGGGGCCGAGACTCAGGGGCTGGTCAACGGAAAACTCCTGTGGATGGTGCCTGTCCAGCTCTGTCCGCCTGCCCCTGATTCTTGGCTCCTTGGAGGTCTGCTGGGAGGCCCTGGGTGCACCCCTCAATACATGTCCTTGTAGATCTCCTGGAGCAGGGGGTGCAGCGAGGTCTCAGTCTCAGTCTTCTTGATGCGCTGCATCATCTGGGCATGCTCAGTGACCAGCTGCCGCAGGTCAGCCATCTTCTGCAGCAGCTTGGGGAAGAGGTACTGGGCGTCAGGGTGGTTGGCCTGTAGGTGGAACTCGAGGGCACGCAGGATGGTGTCCTGGATGGCCTCTACCTGTGGTATGTTCATGAGGCCTGGCCGGtctgtggggacagagggaagagTTGTGGGAGGTAGCAGGTGTGCTTGGGGTCTCTGCAGGCAGAGGagctcccccacctccaccctgcaTGGGTGACTTTGCCCAGAGGAAGGAGGATTCCTATGACAGACCCAAGCCCTGTCCTGTCAGTGACTCCTTACTGAATGTCCCACTACCCCCTCCTGTGTCCTGGCCCACCGCCtttgtgccttttcttttttcttccagtcCAGGCAGTATAGTATTGTGGTTAAAAGACTCACTGCCTGGATTCAGATAGTGTCTCTACTACAAAACTAGCAATGGGGCTTGGGACAGGTTACTCCGCCTCCCTGgacttgtttcctcatctataaaatgaaggtaaCAAAGTACCTTCCACACAGCATTGTTGTGAGGACCAAATGAGTTATAATCTAGGAAAAGACTAGAATAGGGCCCAGCATGAAGTAAGGTCTACACCACTGTTAACATGATTGTTGTGTCAGAATATGAAAATGTAGGTAAGATAGAGAAAATTTCTCCACCACCAAAAATAATTCCTATCAGCGTTGGATAGGAGTTGGTGTATTTCCTTTCAGTCTTCCTACCACATCTCTATCTATGTGAGACAGAGCTGGTCTTCTCTGGACAGTTAGTGCCTTGCATGATCTGCCATCATCATGTGGCTCTTCCCCACGCTGTCTGAGCTCAGGCCTGGTGCCCTGCAGTGAGGGCCCAGTCCCAGCCCACCTGCTGACCCGCACTTACCTCCGCACAGAATGATGGCTGCAATGAAGAGCGCCAGGTCACTGTCATCGAGTTCCAGGGCATTGAATTTGACAGCAAACTCAAACTTGGGCTCGATGATGTCACTGAAGGGCTTTCGGAGGCTGCGCAGGAACTCACGAGTGACAAAACCTGTGCCGTTGGCCACCAGCAGCCCGTCTTTGTTGACGATGGAGGCCAGCATGGCAAAGATGGCCTCATGTACGCCATACTTGAGAAGGGTCACCTGGTCGTTGAGGAAGAGGTTGCTGAAGCTGGGGATGCTCTTGGCGAACTCAGTGAGCTCACGCACAGTCTCTACTGTGGTGCACTGGCAGCGGTAGAAAACATGCACGCTGATCTCCTTGTAGGGTGGTAGGCCATTCACCAGCTGCTTCCACACCAGGCCCTTCTCGGCCTGCCACAATGTCTCGATGTCGTGGATCACAAAGGGCTGAAAACCAGGCCCTGTTAGAGGCCAGGCTTTGGGGGACCCCCGCCCATGTGCTCCCCATACCCCCTGCCTGTACCATGaagtgaggggagggaggaggcctgCTTCTCCCAGGAGTCAGGCTGGTGGCAGCAGAGCCCAGAGCCTGGGGTGCTGCCAGGCCGAGCAGCGACACTCACCGCCGTATGGCTGGCCTTGCCGGTGAGGATGCTGCGGGCCTTCTTTTTGGTCATGTTGAAGTTTTTCAGGTAGGCATTGTAGATGTGCTTGGAGAAGGCCTTCAGGTCAGCCACCTGTGGGTTATGCTGATTTTCCTCACTTGCTGTCAGCCCTGCCACCAGCTTCCTCTTCTCAGCCTCTGGCATCCTGCCAAAGCGGATGGCTGCGTGGGAATGGGGGACAGTCATCAAGGAGCCAGGCAGGGGCCAGCATCTCTAACCTTCTTGTCCCTATACAGACACACAAGCCAAAGATGGAGACAACCTTTGAGCCCAGTCCCCTACGAGTTCTAGACCAGCaagttggaatgttggggaaccCCTACAGAATGTAAGCTCCAGCGGACAGGGGATTCTGTCTTTTCACAGAGCCCCACATAAAAGGGCCCTAATCACAGAGTGACTGAGCTGCTCTGGCTGGGAGGTGGTACGGTGCGGTGGTGGGGAGACAGCCTGAACTTGAGTTCCAGCTTGGCAGCTTACTAGCCATGTGACTTCAGACAGGCTATTTCACCATCTTTCTTCATAAGACAAATGAGACTACAACTTACATCTCCTCAGATTGTCAGAACAATTAAGTAAGAATACTCACACAGTAAGCACACAGAAACCATAGCCATTAGTAATGGAACAGGATATGAATCTGGCTTCTCTCAGAGAGAAAGCGAAGGGAAGAATTCAGTCGGCCCTGAGATCTAGGAAATCCTCTTATCCCACCCAAGGAATGGGTATAGGCAGATACAAATTGAGGGAGGGATCAAACCCTAGACCTGCCAGACTCCATCACCTAGGAAAAGCTGCAGGCAGACAGCTCAGGTCCTGCCCCGCTTCTAAGACACAAGACAGTTAGGGTATCTGTGGTGGAGACAGATAACCGGGGCTCTCCCCTGTCCTCTGGGAGTCTGACCCAGACGGGTAAAGAGGGGCAGGTGGGCTCTGCAAAATCTTATTCTACAGGGTCAGAAGACAAGGTTCTGCAGGGGGCCTGCAGCACAGGGGAGGGCGGGCTCTGTCTCTGGGGAGTAGCTGACCTCCAGGAAACTCCCGCCTGGCTGCTGGCAGCTGACACATGCGATCATTTACTGGTTCCTGCTCACCCTCAATAACCAAGAAGGGCTAAAGGGACCCTA from the Manis javanica isolate MJ-LG chromosome 16, MJ_LKY, whole genome shotgun sequence genome contains:
- the PPARD gene encoding peroxisome proliferator-activated receptor delta isoform X2 → MEQPPEEAPEIWEEEEKEEVAEAERAPELNGGPEHALPSSSYTDLSGSSSPPSLLDQLQMGCDGTSCGSLSMECRVCGDKASGFHYGVHACEGCKGFFRRTVRMKLEYEKCERSCKIQKKNRNKCQYCRFQKCLALGMSHNAIRFGRMPEAEKRKLVAGLTASEENQHNPQVADLKAFSKHIYNAYLKNFNMTKKKARSILTGKASHTAPFVIHDIETLWQAEKGLVWKQLVNGLPPYKEISVHVFYRCQCTTVETVRELTEFAKSIPSFSNLFLNDQVTLLKYGVHEAIFAMLASIVNKDGLLVANGTGFVTREFLRSLRKPFSDIIEPKFEFAVKFNALELDDSDLALFIAAIILCGDRPGLMNIPQVEAIQDTILRALEFHLQANHPDAQYLFPKLLQKMADLRQLVTEHAQMMQRIKKTETETSLHPLLQEIYKDMY
- the PPARD gene encoding peroxisome proliferator-activated receptor delta isoform X1; this translates as MTSCWRGWGWAAQRVTPRSPRSWGLMGKVLAGAGESCGACGTAAVAREAARTDLSGSSSPPSLLDQLQMGCDGTSCGSLSMECRVCGDKASGFHYGVHACEGCKGFFRRTVRMKLEYEKCERSCKIQKKNRNKCQYCRFQKCLALGMSHNAIRFGRMPEAEKRKLVAGLTASEENQHNPQVADLKAFSKHIYNAYLKNFNMTKKKARSILTGKASHTAPFVIHDIETLWQAEKGLVWKQLVNGLPPYKEISVHVFYRCQCTTVETVRELTEFAKSIPSFSNLFLNDQVTLLKYGVHEAIFAMLASIVNKDGLLVANGTGFVTREFLRSLRKPFSDIIEPKFEFAVKFNALELDDSDLALFIAAIILCGDRPGLMNIPQVEAIQDTILRALEFHLQANHPDAQYLFPKLLQKMADLRQLVTEHAQMMQRIKKTETETSLHPLLQEIYKDMY
- the PPARD gene encoding peroxisome proliferator-activated receptor delta isoform X8 — its product is MEQPPEEAPEIWEEEEKEEVAEAERAPELNGGPEHALPSSSYTDLSGSSSPPSLLDQLQMGCDGTSCGSLSMECRVCGDKASGFHYGVHACEGCKGFFRRTVRMKLEYEKCERSCKIQKKNRNKCQYCRFQKCLALGMSHNAIRFGRMPEAEKRKLVAGLTASEENQHNPQVADLKAFSKHIYNAYLKNFNMTKKKARSILTGKASHTAVTLLKYGVHEAIFAMLASIVNKDGLLVANGTGFVTREFLRSLRKPFSDIIEPKFEFAVKFNALELDDSDLALFIAAIILCGDRPGLMNIPQVEAIQDTILRALEFHLQANHPDAQYLFPKLLQKMADLRQLVTEHAQMMQRIKKTETETSLHPLLQEIYKDMY
- the PPARD gene encoding peroxisome proliferator-activated receptor delta isoform X6, translated to MTSCWRGWGWAAQRVTPRSPRSWGLMGKVLAGAGESCGACGTAAVAREAARTDLSGSSSPPSLLDQLQMGCDGTSCGSLSMECRVCGDKASGFHYGVHACEGCKGFFRRTVRMKLEYEKCERSCKIQKKNRNKCQYCRFQKCLALGMSHNAIRFGRMPEAEKRKLVAGLTASEENQHNPQVADLKAFSKHIYNAYLKNFNMTKKKARSILTGKASHTAVTLLKYGVHEAIFAMLASIVNKDGLLVANGTGFVTREFLRSLRKPFSDIIEPKFEFAVKFNALELDDSDLALFIAAIILCGDRPGLMNIPQVEAIQDTILRALEFHLQANHPDAQYLFPKLLQKMADLRQLVTEHAQMMQRIKKTETETSLHPLLQEIYKDMY